Proteins found in one Oncorhynchus mykiss isolate Arlee chromosome 17, USDA_OmykA_1.1, whole genome shotgun sequence genomic segment:
- the LOC110494643 gene encoding probable glutamate receptor codes for MRVLEGVVVCTVVLLLSLGSCAAVRPDLTITTIKQDPYTMSKGSQLEGYCMDLLSELAKKLSFKYNVHLVKDGSYGRQDESGAWNGMIGEVVRGEADLAIAPLTLTAAREKAVGMTKPFMQTGISILLRKDISEEAGFFDFLTPFSVDTWVGILAAYLGTAVCFCVVARLSPCEWSQPQTEKNSFTLSHSLWYTAGALTLQGTGPHPKALSGRIICCTWWLFGLVLLACYFSNLSTSQGSDSNSLMVKGFEDLANQQGIEYGTLSGSSTLAYFKNSNNPTYRKIYEHMERTKSFVSSMDEGVRRAKEGNFAFIGESVSLDLAVARHCELIRVHEVIGMRGYSIAGTLGSPMLKNLSVAILQLSEAGELSYLRSKWWASSCMADPAKASSLQPHSLKGMFLVLALGLGLGVLLAVLELTAKSRNGAGEQRKSCCTVLSEELSQRFRGTTTNEKRSEETDKEKA; via the exons ATGAGGGTGCTGGAGGGTGTTGTAGTGTGCACCGTGGTGCTTCTACTGTCCCTAGGGAGCTGTGCTGCAG TGCGACCAGACTTGACAATCACTACAATAAAG CAAGATCCATACACCATGTCCAAAGGCTCTCAGCTGGAAGGGTACTGCATGGACCTGCTGTCTGAACTGGCCAAGAAACTGAGCTTCAAATACAACGTGCACCTGGTGAAAGATGGGTCCTATGGCAGGCAGGATGAGAGTGGGGCCTGGAACGGGATGATCGGTGAGGTGGTGAGAGGG GAGGCAGACCTGGCGATTGCTCCTCTTACCCTTACTGCTGCCCGGGAGAAGGCTGTGGGGATGACCAAACCCTTCATGCAGACAGGCATCAGTATTCTCCTGAGGAAAGACATCTCAGAAGAGGCTGGCTTCTTTGACTTCCTTACCCCCTTCTCAGTAGATACCTGGGTGGGGATCCTCGCTGCGTACCTGGGGACTGCTGTCTGCTTCTGTGTAGTAGCCAG ACTCAGCCCATGTGAGTGGAGTCAACCCCAGACTGAGAAAAACAGCTTCACTCTCAGCCACAGTCTGTGGTACACCGCTGGAGCCCTCACTTTACAGG GTACCGGTCCACACCCCAAAGCATTATCAGGACGCATTATCTGCTGCACCTGGTGGTTGTTTGGTCTGGTCCTCTTGGCCTGCTATTTCTCCAACCTCAGCACCTCTCAGGGCTCAGACTCCAATTCACTGATGGTGAAAGGGTTTGAGGACCTGGCCAACCAGCAAGGGATTGAGTATGGGACCCTGTCTGGCTCCTCTACACTTGCCTACTTTAAG AACTCTAATAACCCAACCTACCGCAAGATCTATGAGCACATGGAAAGAACCAAGAGTTTTGTGTCGTCAATGGATGAGGGTGTTCGCCGGGCAAAGGAGGGCAACTTTGCCTTCATTGGAGAGTCTGTGTCACTGGACTTGGCGGTGGCACGTCACTGTGAGCTGATCCGTGTCCATGAGGTCATCGGCATGAGAGGGTACAGCATTGCAGGCACCCTGG GTTCTCCCATGCTGAAGAACCTGAGCGTGGCCATCCTGCAGCTGAGTGAGGCAGGGGAGTTGTCCTACCTGCGCAGTAAGTGGTGGGCCAGCAGCTGCATGGCAGACCCAGCCAAGGCCTCCTCCCTGCAGCCCCACAGCCTGAAGGGCATGTTTCTGGTGCTGGCCCTTGGCCTGGGACTGGGGGTGCTGCTGGCTGTCCTGGAGCTCACCGCCAAGTCCCGGAACGGTGCTGGTGAGCAGAGG AAATCATGTTGCACAGTGTTGTCTGAAGAACTGAGTCAGCGTTTCAGGGGCACCACCACCAATGAGAAGAGAAGTGAGGAAACAGACAAAGAAAAAGCATGA